From Nitrospinota bacterium, a single genomic window includes:
- a CDS encoding ABC transporter substrate-binding protein, which translates to MKKTACLFVLSFLAAIAGVQFTGSWAFAAEPVKVGIVLPLTGSEAKFGEIEKLSFEMAIEEINAKGGVRGAPVKVIFEDDQSKPDVGRNAIEKLITQDRVAVIGGGYSSSVTAAMAGVAVNKGFPLVINTGSADNITEPAGYTPSGQMAAKKKKAMDDEKDPARKAEIKKELDELKAKAEKEVAMIMPRYSVFRINPPASEYAEGVCEFLSEVVKPKTAVILYENSLFGTSSASNVDERFKKMGISVLIKEGYDKATLDFKPILSRIKQANPDVIYMVSYSNDAALLMNHSMELKLAPRIFAGGGAGFTLPEFREGAGKASEKVISATLWHQSLPYPGAREYFDKFVKKHNRETEYHGAEAYAAMYVIADALNRAKSLSTDDVKKALAETNMMTVFGQVKFAADGKKVNQNKLDSYVVQWINGKLEIVWPKKGASARYVYPVDWAKERK; encoded by the coding sequence ATGAAAAAAACCGCGTGTCTTTTTGTCCTTTCTTTCCTTGCCGCAATAGCCGGCGTCCAATTTACTGGATCATGGGCCTTTGCGGCGGAGCCTGTCAAGGTGGGCATAGTGCTGCCTCTCACCGGGTCGGAGGCCAAGTTCGGCGAAATAGAAAAACTGTCGTTTGAAATGGCGATAGAGGAGATCAACGCCAAGGGAGGGGTGCGCGGCGCTCCGGTGAAGGTGATTTTCGAGGACGACCAGAGCAAGCCGGACGTGGGGCGAAACGCCATCGAAAAACTGATCACGCAGGACAGGGTGGCGGTCATCGGCGGCGGGTACAGTTCCTCCGTCACCGCGGCGATGGCGGGGGTGGCGGTGAACAAGGGGTTCCCGCTGGTGATAAACACAGGCTCGGCGGACAACATCACAGAGCCCGCCGGCTACACCCCGTCCGGCCAGATGGCGGCCAAGAAGAAAAAAGCGATGGACGATGAGAAAGACCCCGCCAGGAAAGCGGAGATCAAAAAGGAACTCGACGAGCTGAAGGCCAAGGCGGAAAAAGAAGTGGCCATGATCATGCCGCGCTATTCGGTCTTCCGGATCAATCCTCCGGCCAGCGAATACGCCGAGGGCGTGTGCGAGTTCCTGTCCGAAGTGGTGAAGCCCAAGACTGCGGTGATCCTTTATGAGAACAGCCTTTTCGGCACTTCGTCGGCCTCCAACGTGGACGAGCGGTTCAAGAAGATGGGAATAAGCGTGCTGATAAAGGAGGGGTATGACAAGGCCACGCTGGACTTCAAGCCGATCCTTTCGCGGATCAAGCAGGCCAACCCGGACGTGATCTACATGGTCTCCTATTCCAACGACGCGGCGCTCCTGATGAACCACTCGATGGAATTGAAGCTTGCGCCCAGGATTTTCGCCGGTGGTGGCGCCGGGTTCACGTTGCCGGAGTTCCGGGAAGGGGCCGGCAAGGCGTCCGAGAAGGTGATATCGGCCACGTTGTGGCATCAGTCGCTGCCGTATCCTGGAGCCAGGGAGTATTTCGACAAGTTCGTCAAAAAGCACAACCGGGAGACCGAGTATCACGGCGCGGAGGCCTACGCGGCGATGTACGTGATAGCCGACGCGCTTAACAGGGCCAAATCACTTTCCACGGATGACGTGAAGAAGGCCCTGGCGGAGACGAACATGATGACGGTGTTCGGCCAGGTGAAATTCGCCGCCGACGGCAAGAAGGTCAACCAGAACAAGCTGGACTCTTACGTGGTGCAGTGGATAAACGGGAAGCTTGAGATAGTGTGGCCGAAGAAGGGCGCCTCCGCCAGGTACGTTTATCCGGTGGACTGGGCCAAGGAGAGGAAGTAG